In Oscillatoria acuminata PCC 6304, a single window of DNA contains:
- a CDS encoding PAP fibrillin yields the protein MTNQTRDEAVQGARSQLLKDSEEGSLDSSSLQEAVAILEKAQIRGSRQLLEGEWRLLWTSGTRNAQKLNKPGNGMNRKAIVSVIQRLDCQRLWFENQITIAGSSLIVGGPFEYQQHRIQFRFERLGLQLGPLGLPKLPLGKWASGWLQTTYLDEDLHLERGDRGGISLYLRVGTSTPTLCKDNDRIILSHTPTEE from the coding sequence ATGACAAATCAAACTAGGGATGAGGCAGTGCAAGGGGCGCGATCGCAACTGTTGAAGGACTCGGAAGAAGGCAGTCTGGACTCTTCAAGTCTGCAAGAGGCAGTCGCCATTTTGGAAAAAGCCCAAATCCGAGGCAGTCGCCAGTTACTAGAGGGGGAATGGCGGTTACTCTGGACCTCGGGAACCCGCAACGCTCAGAAATTGAACAAACCGGGGAACGGCATGAACCGCAAGGCGATCGTCTCCGTCATCCAGCGCCTGGATTGTCAGCGCCTGTGGTTTGAAAATCAAATAACCATTGCCGGCAGTTCCCTGATTGTAGGCGGTCCTTTTGAGTACCAACAGCATCGCATCCAGTTCCGGTTTGAGCGCCTGGGGTTGCAACTTGGCCCCCTGGGGCTTCCCAAACTGCCCCTAGGGAAGTGGGCCTCGGGATGGTTACAAACCACCTACTTAGATGAGGACCTGCATTTGGAACGGGGGGACCGAGGGGGGATTTCCCTCTACCTCAGAGTGGGGACTTCAACCCCAACCCTCTGCAAGGATAACGATAGAATAATACTTTCACATACCCCAACAGAGGAATGA
- the msrB gene encoding peptide-methionine (R)-S-oxide reductase MsrB — MVQKIQKSESEWKEQLTPEQFKVARKKGTERAFTGAYHDNKEKGVYKCVCCGTELFSSQTKFDSGTGWPSFWSPIQEGNVAEEEDRALFMRRTEVLCANCDAHLGHVFPDGPKPTGLRYCINSASLNFEKVED; from the coding sequence ATGGTTCAGAAAATTCAAAAATCAGAAAGCGAGTGGAAAGAGCAACTGACCCCGGAACAGTTTAAGGTCGCCCGAAAGAAGGGAACCGAAAGAGCTTTCACGGGAGCCTACCACGATAATAAAGAGAAGGGAGTTTATAAATGTGTCTGTTGCGGGACTGAGTTATTTAGCTCACAGACTAAGTTTGACTCCGGTACCGGGTGGCCCTCTTTTTGGTCACCGATTCAGGAGGGGAATGTCGCCGAAGAAGAGGACCGCGCCCTGTTTATGCGTCGGACGGAAGTCCTCTGTGCCAATTGTGACGCTCATCTCGGTCACGTTTTTCCCGATGGACCGAAACCGACTGGGTTGCGCTACTGCATTAATTCGGCATCTCTGAATTTTGAGAAAGTAGAAGATTAA
- a CDS encoding AI-2E family transporter: protein MNFGSLIGAIAFIVSLIIIWEIRTVLLLIFAAIAFATVLNRMVRRLERSRLNRGFAIALTIGLLFAILGLFFVLIFPTVVAQFQELLELLPQTLAQLRSWYQWLENVIPNQLIEDLQNIEFLAERISNIGLNWFGGFFSIFSNSLDFVLNLLLVLVLIVMLLANPNLYRQGFMLLFPAFYRRRVDEILQGCEHNLVGWAIGRIFNMTFIAIASGIGLWIIGVPLALVNAIISALLTYIPNIGPILGSIPPIILAFLDSPVKGVIVIVFYLFIEQLEGLVLTPMVMENEISLPPAVTITSMLIFSQFFGLLGLFLALPIVAVLQVWLKELLVKDVMNNWTRQGVYSVQAKDSLPGEPLKDAEP, encoded by the coding sequence TTGAACTTTGGTAGCCTAATTGGGGCAATTGCTTTTATTGTTTCATTAATTATTATCTGGGAAATTCGCACAGTATTATTGCTAATTTTTGCCGCAATTGCATTTGCCACCGTCCTCAACCGGATGGTGCGGCGATTAGAGCGATCGCGTCTGAATCGGGGGTTTGCCATTGCCCTAACGATTGGCCTTTTGTTCGCCATCCTGGGTTTATTTTTTGTCTTAATTTTTCCCACGGTTGTTGCTCAATTTCAAGAATTACTGGAACTCCTCCCCCAAACCTTGGCCCAGTTAAGATCTTGGTATCAATGGCTAGAAAACGTGATTCCCAATCAGCTCATTGAAGATCTTCAAAATATTGAATTTTTAGCTGAACGAATTTCCAATATCGGTTTAAATTGGTTTGGCGGCTTTTTTAGTATTTTCTCTAACTCGTTAGACTTTGTATTAAACCTGCTCCTCGTCCTCGTGCTAATCGTCATGCTATTAGCCAATCCCAACCTTTATCGACAGGGTTTTATGCTGCTATTTCCAGCATTTTATCGCCGCCGAGTCGATGAAATTCTCCAGGGATGCGAACATAATCTCGTGGGGTGGGCCATTGGACGAATTTTTAACATGACTTTTATTGCGATCGCCAGTGGAATAGGCTTATGGATAATCGGCGTCCCTTTAGCATTAGTCAACGCCATCATTTCGGCTTTACTGACCTACATTCCCAATATTGGCCCGATCCTGGGTTCCATTCCCCCCATCATCCTAGCTTTCCTAGATTCACCCGTAAAAGGAGTGATCGTCATTGTATTTTACCTATTTATTGAGCAGCTAGAAGGGCTAGTATTAACTCCAATGGTGATGGAGAATGAAATCTCTTTACCCCCGGCGGTTACTATAACCTCTATGTTGATTTTTTCTCAGTTTTTTGGTCTGCTGGGTTTATTCCTCGCCCTTCCCATCGTGGCGGTTTTACAGGTTTGGTTGAAGGAACTATTAGTTAAAGATGTCATGAACAATTGGACCCGACAGGGAGTCTATTCTGTTCAAGCAAAAGACAGCTTACCCGGTGAACCTTTAAAAGATGCTGAACCCTAA
- a CDS encoding PAS domain-containing protein has translation MEDQFLMILEGITDGMAACDRQWCITYINKRGAQIVGRSQEQLIGTILWESFPSAIASSWKSELYRAIAQGVSVEIQHFYPTLNRGIKVQGSPSPTGLVIYYQDITDSLNFQASPDGEEIGEERGGSGVAIAEPTTHRLKEVNSTWARIQGYEVEELLNQSIFELFSRECHSQLINTIQLADAGGFHRFESVQLGKKGRQFKGITEVNSIKDAEGTLLCRVLTFTETDPENQTSERVVGKQIEITELDQAIEMLESMSDAFVSLDREWRIIEVNGETSRINQKQPEELIGKTHWEVWPWSVGTEVEREYRRAMQEQVSVHLEVLYEPLKIQLEIQAYPSNQGLFIYFRDISDRQKSEEALRHSERLYQAIGETLNYGLWICDREGRVIYVSESFQNLIGLTLAECAGWGWTQMMHPDDLDETLSLWQACVQTGNIWDREHHFRGVDGKWHPMLSRGVPVKNDQGETICWAGINLDISRQKQVERQLRDRQERLQAALLASETGTYRWNVQTDSVEWDETMNRLFCLPEDYVLTTLQEFLSLIHPEDQEAVKSEVEKCSNATDGFEMEFRILCPDGNIRWIFDKGKTFTDEVGTPLYLTGACVNITNQKRMEEAVQVGRERLDLVLDSSELGLWYCDLPFDPLEWNQKCKEHFGLSPETEVTIALFYECLHPEDRDRTQEAITQAIAEGTSYQIDYRTVDRKGETRWIRAIGRAFYNETGQAMRFDGITVDISDRKRAEETLESNQKWLTLAQNIGKIGIWDWNLQTGELLLTEELQSIYGLVSGSFDSTFQSGLAMVHPGDRARVEHEVRCCSQDGVDFNSEFRIQRPDGHICWIVAKARAFPDENGTPIRVIGVNMDVTDRKLAEEALRESEKRFRVAQELSLDAFTIFHAIRNSTGEIIDFQWDYANPKAAELLGYSIEELVGHRLSDRLPNQIHSDLFQRYIQVVETGIPHDIELEYKADEIRGWFRNMAVKLEDGVAISFSNITDRKLQEQERLHLLELEREARSQAEVANRIKDEFLAILSHELRSPLNPILGWTQLLKKGTLSPEKTIQGLNSIERNAKLQTQLIEDLLDVSRILRGKLILTETPVKLTEVIDSAIETVRLAAQAKFIQINTEFNPQFGQVLGDSNRLQQAVWNLLSNAVKFTPPGGQVTVSLTQRSDCAQIQVQDTGSGIDPDFLPHVFESFRQADSTTTRTFGGLGLGLAIARHLVELHGGRIWVDSPGLGQGATFTLSLPLLPGSGEPSPPESIAPELPNLQGIKILVVDDIMDTREFLVFVLEMEGALVQAVESAEMAISMIKDWQPDILVSDIGMPELDGYGLIRTLRSRPPQEGGTLPAIAVTAYAGESDRQAILAAGFDAHIPKPVEPLDLAQAIARLLLRGDSV, from the coding sequence ATGGAAGACCAATTTCTCATGATTCTTGAGGGCATAACAGATGGGATGGCCGCCTGCGATCGGCAATGGTGCATCACCTATATCAATAAAAGGGGCGCTCAAATCGTGGGAAGAAGTCAAGAGCAATTGATCGGTACAATCTTGTGGGAGAGTTTTCCCTCGGCGATCGCCTCCTCATGGAAGTCAGAACTATATCGGGCGATCGCCCAAGGGGTTTCTGTGGAAATTCAACACTTTTACCCCACCCTAAATCGCGGGATCAAAGTTCAGGGTAGTCCCTCCCCAACGGGGCTGGTCATTTATTATCAGGATATCACCGACTCCCTCAACTTTCAAGCCTCCCCAGACGGCGAAGAAATAGGGGAAGAAAGGGGCGGATCTGGGGTGGCGATCGCCGAACCTACAACTCACCGCTTAAAAGAGGTGAATTCCACCTGGGCGAGAATCCAGGGGTACGAGGTGGAAGAACTGTTGAATCAGTCAATTTTTGAGTTATTTTCCAGAGAGTGCCACAGCCAACTGATTAACACCATTCAGTTAGCAGATGCCGGGGGCTTTCATAGATTTGAATCCGTACAATTGGGGAAAAAAGGCAGGCAATTTAAGGGGATTACTGAAGTCAATTCTATTAAAGATGCAGAAGGAACATTGCTATGTCGGGTCTTGACCTTCACGGAGACAGACCCCGAAAACCAAACATCAGAAAGGGTTGTAGGGAAACAGATTGAGATTACTGAGTTAGATCAGGCGATCGAAATGTTAGAAAGCATGAGCGATGCTTTTGTCTCCTTAGATCGGGAATGGCGAATTATTGAAGTCAACGGAGAAACATCTCGAATTAATCAGAAACAGCCGGAAGAATTAATCGGAAAAACCCATTGGGAAGTGTGGCCTTGGTCCGTGGGAACGGAAGTGGAACGGGAATATCGACGGGCGATGCAGGAACAAGTCTCGGTCCATTTGGAAGTGCTCTATGAACCGTTAAAAATACAGTTAGAGATTCAGGCTTATCCTTCTAATCAGGGATTATTTATTTATTTCCGGGATATCAGCGATCGCCAGAAGTCGGAAGAAGCGTTGCGGCACAGCGAACGTCTCTACCAGGCGATCGGGGAGACCCTGAACTATGGACTCTGGATCTGCGATCGCGAAGGTCGCGTAATTTATGTGAGCGAATCATTCCAGAACCTAATCGGACTGACCCTCGCCGAATGTGCGGGGTGGGGATGGACCCAGATGATGCATCCGGATGACTTGGATGAGACCCTCTCCTTATGGCAAGCCTGTGTACAAACGGGTAATATCTGGGATCGAGAGCATCACTTTCGGGGTGTCGATGGCAAGTGGCATCCGATGTTATCCCGAGGCGTTCCCGTCAAAAATGACCAGGGAGAGACCATTTGCTGGGCCGGAATCAACCTGGATATCAGCCGTCAAAAACAGGTAGAACGGCAACTGCGCGATCGCCAAGAGCGTTTGCAGGCGGCGCTATTGGCATCAGAAACGGGAACCTATCGATGGAATGTCCAAACCGATTCCGTCGAGTGGGATGAAACCATGAATCGGCTGTTTTGCCTACCAGAAGACTATGTTCTGACGACGTTACAGGAGTTTCTCTCCCTGATCCACCCGGAAGACCAAGAAGCGGTGAAAAGTGAGGTAGAAAAATGTAGCAACGCCACGGATGGCTTCGAGATGGAGTTCCGAATTCTCTGTCCCGATGGCAACATTCGGTGGATTTTTGATAAAGGCAAGACTTTCACCGATGAGGTGGGTACTCCCTTATATTTAACCGGCGCTTGTGTCAATATCACCAATCAGAAGCGGATGGAGGAAGCGGTCCAGGTTGGACGGGAACGCCTGGATCTAGTCTTGGACTCGTCGGAGTTGGGTTTATGGTATTGCGACCTGCCCTTTGATCCACTGGAGTGGAATCAGAAGTGTAAAGAACATTTTGGACTGTCTCCAGAGACCGAAGTTACCATCGCCCTATTTTATGAGTGCCTGCATCCGGAGGACCGCGATCGCACTCAAGAAGCAATTACTCAGGCGATCGCCGAGGGTACCTCCTATCAAATTGACTATCGCACTGTGGATAGAAAGGGAGAGACTCGATGGATTCGAGCGATCGGGCGAGCATTTTACAACGAGACAGGACAAGCGATGCGGTTTGATGGAATTACCGTTGATATTAGCGATCGCAAACGGGCGGAGGAAACTTTAGAGAGTAACCAAAAATGGTTAACCTTAGCTCAAAACATCGGCAAAATTGGGATATGGGATTGGAACTTACAAACCGGGGAACTTCTTCTGACCGAAGAACTCCAATCTATTTATGGACTGGTATCCGGTAGCTTTGATAGCACATTTCAAAGTGGACTTGCTATGGTTCATCCCGGCGATCGAGCCAGAGTAGAACATGAAGTTCGATGTTGTAGTCAGGATGGCGTCGATTTTAATAGCGAATTTCGCATTCAACGCCCCGATGGTCACATTTGCTGGATCGTCGCCAAAGCGAGAGCCTTTCCAGATGAAAATGGCACGCCTATCCGGGTGATCGGCGTTAACATGGATGTGACCGATCGCAAGTTAGCTGAAGAAGCTCTGCGGGAGAGTGAAAAGAGGTTTCGCGTCGCCCAAGAACTCTCTCTGGACGCCTTCACAATTTTTCACGCCATCCGCAATTCCACCGGAGAAATTATTGATTTTCAGTGGGATTATGCTAACCCCAAAGCTGCCGAACTGTTGGGGTATTCCATTGAAGAATTAGTCGGTCACCGTTTGAGCGATCGCCTACCCAACCAAATCCATAGTGACCTGTTTCAGCGCTACATCCAGGTGGTAGAAACCGGGATTCCCCATGATATCGAACTGGAGTACAAAGCCGATGAAATTCGCGGCTGGTTCCGGAATATGGCGGTTAAATTAGAGGATGGCGTAGCGATTTCTTTTAGTAACATCACCGATCGCAAATTGCAGGAACAAGAACGATTGCACCTGCTGGAACTGGAACGAGAAGCGCGATCGCAAGCGGAAGTAGCCAACCGGATTAAAGATGAATTTCTTGCTATCTTATCCCACGAGTTGCGATCGCCCCTCAACCCCATTTTAGGCTGGACGCAACTCCTCAAAAAAGGTACACTTTCCCCGGAAAAAACTATCCAAGGCTTAAACAGCATTGAACGAAATGCCAAATTACAAACCCAACTCATCGAAGACTTGCTGGATGTCTCTCGGATTCTACGCGGTAAGCTGATTCTCACCGAAACCCCAGTCAAACTCACTGAGGTGATTGACTCGGCAATTGAAACCGTCCGCTTAGCAGCCCAAGCCAAATTTATACAAATTAACACCGAGTTTAATCCGCAATTTGGACAAGTTTTAGGAGATTCTAACCGCTTGCAGCAAGCCGTTTGGAATCTGCTGTCCAATGCCGTCAAGTTTACCCCCCCGGGAGGTCAAGTCACCGTCTCTCTCACTCAAAGGTCAGACTGCGCGCAGATTCAGGTCCAAGATACCGGATCGGGAATTGACCCGGACTTTTTGCCTCATGTTTTTGAAAGTTTTCGACAAGCGGATAGTACCACCACTCGCACCTTTGGCGGACTAGGGTTAGGACTGGCGATCGCCCGCCACTTAGTGGAATTACATGGCGGCAGAATTTGGGTAGATAGCCCCGGACTCGGCCAGGGTGCGACCTTTACCCTCAGTCTCCCTTTGTTACCGGGGTCGGGAGAACCCTCTCCCCCGGAGTCCATCGCCCCGGAGTTGCCCAACTTACAGGGCATAAAAATACTCGTCGTGGATGATATAATGGATACTCGGGAGTTTCTAGTTTTTGTGCTAGAAATGGAAGGTGCGCTGGTACAGGCCGTCGAGTCAGCAGAAATGGCAATTTCGATGATTAAGGACTGGCAACCGGATATTTTGGTCAGCGACATTGGAATGCCCGAACTCGACGGCTACGGGTTAATTCGCACCCTGCGATCGCGCCCACCCCAGGAAGGGGGAACCCTACCCGCCATCGCCGTCACCGCCTACGCTGGAGAGAGCGATCGCCAAGCGATTCTCGCTGCCGGATTTGATGCTCACATTCCCAAACCTGTGGAACCCTTGGATTTAGCCCAGGCGATCGCGCGGTTGCTTTTGCGAGGCGATTCGGTATAG
- a CDS encoding L,D-transpeptidase, translating into MFLRHISVLSAVILALGNAPAHATFNDFASSPRVPELERIDPHEIAYRTPTATQTHLILSLSDRRVYVYHNRVLQSSYPVAIGKRGTETPLGTFQVFQMVKDPAWESPFTGEIIPAGVPQNPLGPRWIAFWTDGNNAIGFHGTDSPESIGRAESWGCARMFNDDAIALYDQVQIGTTVTVIP; encoded by the coding sequence ATGTTCCTCCGTCACATTTCTGTCTTAAGTGCTGTAATACTGGCTTTAGGTAATGCCCCCGCTCACGCTACTTTTAATGATTTCGCAAGTTCCCCTAGAGTTCCTGAACTAGAGAGGATAGATCCGCACGAAATTGCCTATCGGACTCCCACAGCGACTCAGACTCATCTCATCTTATCGTTGAGCGATCGCCGGGTGTATGTTTATCACAATCGGGTCTTGCAGTCCTCTTATCCGGTTGCGATCGGTAAACGGGGTACGGAAACGCCACTGGGGACATTTCAAGTCTTTCAAATGGTCAAAGATCCGGCCTGGGAAAGTCCGTTTACGGGAGAAATTATTCCCGCCGGAGTGCCTCAAAATCCATTAGGACCGAGATGGATTGCATTTTGGACTGACGGCAATAATGCGATCGGCTTTCATGGCACAGACTCTCCCGAGTCCATTGGACGGGCCGAATCCTGGGGATGTGCCCGAATGTTCAATGACGATGCGATCGCCTTATATGATCAAGTGCAAATTGGCACAACAGTCACCGTGATTCCTTAA
- a CDS encoding metal-sensitive transcriptional regulator, with translation MVLSDPSTAHPGPDPAHDHDSDGFHTHPSHDHDSDRHSHVHVHSEESLRRLVNRLSRIEGHIRGIKTMVQESRPCPEVLLQVAAVRGALDRVARIVLDEHLTECLARAAKEGHIEDEIEELKAALDRFLP, from the coding sequence ATGGTTCTATCTGACCCCTCCACTGCTCATCCCGGGCCGGATCCAGCTCACGATCACGATTCCGACGGGTTCCACACCCACCCGAGTCATGATCATGACTCAGACAGGCACTCCCATGTTCATGTTCACAGCGAAGAATCCCTACGTCGCCTCGTCAATCGCCTCTCTCGCATTGAAGGCCATATCCGGGGCATTAAAACAATGGTTCAAGAAAGCCGTCCCTGTCCGGAAGTCCTCTTACAAGTGGCTGCCGTTCGGGGTGCACTCGATCGCGTTGCCCGAATCGTCCTAGACGAACACCTTACCGAATGCCTCGCCCGCGCTGCCAAAGAGGGCCATATCGAAGACGAAATTGAAGAACTCAAGGCCGCCCTCGATCGCTTTCTGCCCTAG
- a CDS encoding phage holin family protein: MQLVDILIAWLVTFSSLLLISRLPLGIQIDSPPKALMAAAALGGLNVLILPLLKAVFFIPNVLTLGLLSGLFAFVMNVMIFALAARVVPGFRLEKGITTAIFGALALALVSSSIETILL; encoded by the coding sequence ATGCAACTCGTAGATATTTTGATTGCTTGGTTAGTCACGTTTAGTAGCTTGCTGTTGATTTCTCGATTGCCCTTGGGGATTCAGATTGATAGTCCTCCAAAAGCGCTGATGGCGGCGGCGGCATTGGGGGGATTAAATGTGCTAATTTTACCCCTGCTCAAAGCCGTGTTTTTCATCCCAAACGTGCTAACCTTGGGCTTATTGTCTGGATTATTCGCCTTTGTGATGAACGTGATGATCTTTGCCCTCGCTGCCCGTGTGGTTCCCGGTTTTCGGTTGGAGAAAGGCATCACGACGGCTATTTTTGGTGCATTGGCTTTAGCGTTAGTGAGTAGCTCGATTGAAACGATTTTACTCTAA
- a CDS encoding amylo-alpha-1,6-glucosidase has protein sequence MSDTVEIEGKLFVPAEAAAISQWPSVVSEHPQPTLTLKDDDLFLITDTIGNIAGLLTDERQGSMGLFCHDTRFLSRLELQIEGHAPILLSSNARKGFAMSVLCANPRIGDRIRAETIGIQRDIILNGGLFEELKVTNYNTQPVKFQLTLSFGADFVDLFEIRGFNREGRGQLLRQEQPENGSHNGNGAGEFGDNPERMKEEDTPGRSRTSSGMKSSQELMLAYKGLDGSVMESRINFVHRQPDYLDGYTAVWNLELDSHETQVFGYRLQLLTDSRPTTAGNTPGSLTQAKASVLMEEEEWRNLATQIRTNNKAINEAIAQAEQDIYLLRQSWGKGKALSAGIPWFSTLFGRDSIIAASQTLILDPAIARSTLEILAEYQGKTWDEWRDEQPGKILHEIRLGEMARCNEVPHTPYYGTVDATPLWLMLYAEYYAWTHDRDTLDRLWTNAIAAMEWIDREMESSGYLTYACKSNRGLANQGWKDSNDCIVDRDGKIANAPIALCEVQGYVYAAKQRLSELARLKKRLDLAERWEEEARNLKNRFNRDFWVSDLDFCALALDGEGNPIDGISSNPGHCLNLGIFTPEKAQSVAERLLAPDMFSGWGIRTLSSLSPAYNPMGYHTGSVWPHDNALIALGLRSQGYIDQSLEVTESILDMTIMQPYQRPPELFCGHDRSERSEPVQYPVACSPQAWASGSIFQFIHTMANLVPDAPGNYLRIIDPALPEAIERLSIQNLRVGSTLLDLEFERSGSTTACRVTKKRGNLRVVIEA, from the coding sequence ATGTCAGATACCGTAGAAATCGAAGGGAAATTATTCGTTCCCGCCGAAGCAGCAGCGATCTCCCAATGGCCGAGTGTGGTGAGTGAACATCCCCAACCGACCCTCACCCTCAAAGATGACGACCTATTTTTAATTACCGATACCATTGGCAATATCGCGGGTTTGCTGACGGATGAACGTCAAGGCAGCATGGGGTTATTCTGTCACGATACCCGCTTTTTAAGTCGGTTAGAATTGCAAATCGAGGGTCATGCCCCCATTCTGCTGAGTAGTAATGCTCGCAAGGGCTTCGCCATGTCGGTATTGTGCGCGAATCCCCGCATCGGCGATCGCATTCGGGCGGAGACAATTGGCATTCAACGCGATATTATCTTGAATGGTGGATTGTTTGAAGAACTCAAGGTAACAAACTATAACACTCAGCCGGTTAAATTTCAACTCACTCTCAGCTTTGGGGCTGATTTTGTAGACTTGTTTGAAATTCGGGGATTTAATCGGGAAGGACGCGGCCAACTTTTGCGACAGGAACAACCGGAGAATGGGTCGCACAATGGCAATGGTGCAGGGGAATTCGGGGATAATCCTGAACGGATGAAAGAAGAAGACACACCCGGGCGATCGCGGACTTCCTCGGGGATGAAATCTTCCCAGGAACTGATGTTAGCCTACAAAGGACTTGACGGTTCGGTGATGGAATCCCGCATCAATTTTGTCCATCGTCAACCGGATTATCTGGACGGATATACTGCCGTTTGGAACTTAGAATTGGACTCTCATGAAACCCAAGTCTTCGGGTATCGTCTGCAACTGCTCACAGACAGCCGGCCTACAACCGCTGGAAATACCCCAGGAAGCCTGACCCAGGCCAAAGCATCGGTTTTGATGGAAGAGGAAGAATGGCGCAATTTGGCGACGCAGATTCGCACTAATAATAAAGCCATCAATGAGGCGATCGCGCAAGCCGAACAAGATATTTATTTGCTCAGGCAAAGTTGGGGGAAAGGGAAAGCGCTATCGGCAGGCATTCCCTGGTTTTCAACCTTGTTTGGACGAGACTCAATTATTGCTGCATCTCAAACCCTGATTTTAGACCCTGCGATCGCGCGATCGACCCTGGAAATTTTGGCGGAATATCAAGGTAAAACCTGGGATGAATGGCGGGATGAACAACCGGGCAAAATTTTGCACGAAATCCGCTTAGGGGAAATGGCGCGATGTAATGAAGTTCCCCATACCCCCTATTATGGAACCGTTGATGCAACCCCGCTGTGGTTGATGCTGTATGCGGAATATTATGCTTGGACTCACGATCGCGATACCCTCGATCGCCTCTGGACGAATGCGATCGCGGCGATGGAATGGATTGACCGCGAGATGGAATCCAGCGGTTATCTCACCTACGCCTGTAAATCCAATCGCGGATTGGCAAACCAAGGGTGGAAAGACTCCAATGATTGCATCGTCGATCGCGATGGCAAAATAGCCAACGCCCCGATCGCCTTATGTGAAGTGCAGGGATATGTGTATGCTGCCAAACAGCGTCTCAGCGAACTCGCCCGCTTGAAAAAACGCCTGGATTTGGCCGAACGCTGGGAAGAAGAAGCCCGCAATCTGAAAAACCGCTTCAACCGGGATTTTTGGGTCTCAGACCTGGATTTCTGCGCCTTAGCCTTGGATGGGGAAGGCAACCCAATTGATGGCATTTCCTCCAATCCCGGTCATTGTTTGAACTTGGGCATTTTTACCCCAGAAAAAGCCCAAAGTGTGGCGGAACGACTTCTTGCGCCGGATATGTTTAGTGGATGGGGAATTCGCACCCTCAGCAGCTTATCTCCGGCCTATAATCCAATGGGATATCATACGGGGTCGGTGTGGCCTCATGATAATGCCTTGATTGCGTTGGGATTGCGATCGCAAGGGTACATTGATCAATCCCTGGAAGTGACGGAAAGTATCCTGGATATGACCATCATGCAGCCTTATCAACGGCCTCCCGAACTGTTCTGCGGGCATGATCGCAGTGAAAGGAGTGAACCCGTCCAGTATCCCGTCGCCTGTTCTCCCCAAGCCTGGGCGAGTGGCAGTATTTTCCAGTTCATTCATACAATGGCGAATCTCGTCCCGGATGCGCCAGGAAATTATCTGCGAATCATTGACCCCGCCCTACCGGAGGCGATCGAACGTCTGTCCATCCAGAATCTGCGCGTCGGTTCCACTCTCCTGGATTTAGAATTTGAGCGGTCCGGAAGCACCACTGCCTGCCGAGTTACCAAAAAACGCGGTAACCTCCGGGTGGTGATTGAAGCCTAA